One window from the genome of Elaeis guineensis isolate ETL-2024a chromosome 5, EG11, whole genome shotgun sequence encodes:
- the LOC140857841 gene encoding uncharacterized protein, with protein MTHTHQDGTFVRDESRDLYEKATSLITERDDESAASTQQSRIEAEVFTELMGPERYGRVRGYGVGVTPTQLSEVSRYTQHAAADAQDSRVRRLEAEIQEIRQSRAAEMEEMRQSRAEMQAMRGQIDHLTSLLEMYGSSQAPGISGTRRDSGTSRGDNDDHPPAD; from the exons atgactcatactcatcaggatggtacttttgttcgagatgagtcaagagatttatat gagaaggctacatctctcattacggagcgtgacgacgagtccgcagcatctacgcagcagagccgtatcgaggccgaggtattcacagagttgatgggaccagagcgctacggccgagtgaggggttatggagtaggagtcacccccactcagttatctgaggttagtagatatacgcagcatgctgcagcagatgctcaggattcacgcgttcgcagactcgaggcggagatacaggagattagacagagtcgtgccgctgagatggaggagatgcgacagagccgtgccgagatgcaggctatgaggggacagattgatcaccttacatctttattagagatgtatggttcatctcag gctcctggcatatcaggcacccgtcgagatagcggcacgtcacgtggagacaacgacgaccatccgcctgcagattga